The DNA region CCTTGTTCAGGCCGACGTCCTCACCCACCGTGAAGGTGAAGCCCGCGCCCTCGGCGGGGAAGACGGTCGTGGTGTTCGCCTTCACGAAGTTGCTCGTGCTCAGGCGGTTGGGGAGGATCTGCGTGACCTCGCCGTTCGCGTCCACGTTGAAGAGGTACACGTAGGCGTCACGGTTCACGCTCGTGGTGATACGGATGTTCTCGCCCGCGCGGTAGACGGGGTTCGAGTTGCCGCTGGCGTCCTTGTCCACCCGCACGTTCACCGCGAGGTCGGGCTGCGCGGGGTTCACGATGATGCTCTGGGCGCTGATTCGGGGGGCCGCAGCGGCGGTGCCGAGCAGCATCGCGGCGGGGATCATCAGGAACTTCTTCATGGGTACCTCCGAGAAGAAGCCTACGGGGAGCAACTTGACGGGCCATGAGCGGGCCAGCGCGGAACGTTAATAGGGGTTCAGCCCACCGTCAGGAAGGTGACCCCCGTCTGACACGGCATTTTTCACATCCCAGGAGCGGAGCCGAGTTCGCCAGCATGAAGGTCGAGCCCGGTGGACGCTCACAGGAATTGAACAGAGTATTCCCCCGGGACGCCACACCTCCCCTCCCTCTCCTCTTTTCGGGCTGGGGGGCACAGGCAGAACACGGACACCCGCCGTGGTGATCCGTCAGCGGATGATCCGGGCGGGCTCGACGTTCGCCGCCCGCCGCGCCGGGATCAGGGCGGCGAGCAGGGTGGTGCCCAGGCCGACCGCGTTTACCCACAGCAGGTCGGTGAACCGCACCTCGACGGGAAGCGCCGTGATGAAGTACAGGTCGCCCGGAAGCTGGAAGGGCCGCACCGTGAAATACGCGCTGATCACCAGCCCCAGCAGGTTGCCGAGCACGAGGCCGGCCAGCCCGAGCGCGGCCCCCTCCAGCAGGAAGGTGCGGGTGATGACCCCCCGTGTGGCCCCGATGGCGCGCAGGATGGCGATCTCCTGCGTCTTCTCGAACACGGCGAGCGTCAGCACGTTGGCAATCCCGAAGGCCGCCACGATCACGATCAGGAACACCACGAAGCCGATCACCCGCTTCTGGAGGGCGAGCTGGTCGAGCAGCGTGCCGTACAGGCTCTGCCAGGGAACCGAGGTGTAGGGCCGGGTGCGGGTGAGGTCGTTGCCGACCTGGGGAGCCAGAGTCGGGTCGTGAAGGCGGAGCTGGTAGCCGGTGATGTTCCGTGTCCCCTGAAGGCGCTGGAGAGTGCCCAGGCTGGTAAAGGCGTACCCGGAGTCGATCAGGAAGTTCCCGGTCGTGAACACGCCCTTCACGCGCAGGCTCGTGCGGCGCTGGGCGCTGTTCAGCAGGCGCACCTCGTCGCCCGTGAAGGCCCCCACGCTGCGGGCGAGGGCCGAGCCGAGAAGCACCTCGCCCTCCCCCAGACCGCGCAGGAGGGCGCCCTCCTCGGGGGCGAGTTCCAGGACGCGCGCCGCGCCTTCCGTCACGCCGAAGAGGGTGGTGAAATCGACCCCGGCGCCCCGGCCCGCGCTCGCCGGGCGGGTGAGCAGGCCCTTGTCTCCCAGAAAGGGCACGAACGCCTGGACCCGGGGGTCGGCGCGCATGGCGGCCTCCAGCGCCGCGTCACGCGGGGTGGGCGTGAAGGCGGTCAGGCTGAGGTGGGGGCTCGCGCGCAGGGTCGCGTCCACGAGGGCCCGGGTGAAGCCGTTCGTCAGGCTGAGTGCCGCGATCAGGACCATCACGCCGACGGCGATGCCCAGCACGGTGAGGAGGTTCTGGGTGCGCCGCCGGGCGAGGTGCGCGCGGGCGAGGGTCCAGGCGAGGTCGGGAGGAGTGCGGGCCACGTTCCGGGGAGGATAACAGAGGGGCCCGGGGCGCCCGGAGGACGTGGCAGCGGATTCCCGTGCATTCGACGAAAGGAAGCGAGGCGAAGCGTCGGCAGGACGGCGGAGCCCGGCCTTTCGCGACTCCACTTGTCAGGGGGACGGGCAAGGGGACGGGCAGGGGGACGGGTTGTCTTACACCGAGGATTCCAGCCCAAAGACGGAGCGTGGGCTGTGCCCCCCGGGCCGCCCACGCACTTCTGTTCTGATCGTCCTGTGCTCAGCGCACGGCGGTGACGCGCACCTGGCGGGCGCCGAAGCGGATCGCCTGGCTGCGGCTGGGCATCCAGATGTCGATGCTGTTCGTCTTGCGGGCGGCCATCGTGTCCTCCACGCTGAAGACCTGGCCGCGCAGCAAGTTTCCCGTCCTCCCGCTGACGTCCTCGATGGTGACCTTGCTGCCGTAGGGGAAGACGCGCAGCAGATCGCGGCTGAGTGCCACCACACCGTTGCGAACCCGGGTGCCCGTCGCCGTGATGAAGGGCGTGCTGTCGGTCTGGCCGGGCGTGCTGTTGTACGCCGTCGCCCGCGCGATCACGCTGCGGCCGGTGCGCGTCGTGCCGCGAGCCACCCCTGCCTCGGCCGCCTGGATCGCCCGGGCGCGTGCCTGCGCCGCCTGGGTAGCCTGAGCTTGGGCACGGCTCACCTCCGCCTCCCGGACCTGGGTGGCGGAGGGCCGGGCGGGTGCCGATTGCGCACGGACGCTCCGGACGGGAACGAACGGGGCCGGGGCGGCGGCCTGCGGCGCCGAAGCCTGCGGGACGGGCCGCGCGGCGGGGAGGGCGGGCGTCAGGGCGTCACGGACCGCCGCCTCGGCGAAGGAGGCGGCAGGAAGGGCGGGGGTGGCACCGGCGACGCCGAACACGCCGAGAAGAACAACGGGCATCCAGCGGTTGAAGTGTTGAGGCATGAGTCTCCTGCGAACGTCCCTCTCGGCACGTCCGTTCGTGGTTGGGTGAGTTGAATCCCGGCCCCTCAGGCCGCTTCTCTCTAACTGAGATTAAGAGGAGGTCTTAAGCGAATTATTGGAAGAAACGACTTCCTCCCTCATTTAAGAATCCGGGTTTGGAGAGGCGATCATGACAGAGACACTGATTTCGCAGCTCTGGACGACCAAAGAGAAATGAGTAGAATTCTAATGCTCTCATTTATTTTCTCATCATAGGAGGATGGCTGCGGGGCGAGTTGAGATGTCGGAGGGTTACACAGGACTAAGAAGAACCAGGAAGCGTACTTTTGCTTACGCTTCCTGGCCTGATAAGACTCTCGGAGTTTGTCTCCCCCCCGGTAACGCCGGGTCATCCTCGGCAACCTCTAATTCTTCTCTTATTTCTGGTCTTCGGGCGTTTTCGTGGGAGGCAGAGGTGCGGTGGCCCAGCGCGAAAGAATCTCGGAGGCGATGTCGCGGTAGATGGGCGCGGCGAGCTGGGAGCCGTGGTATTCCAGCTTGGCGCCGTGGACCATCACGGCGACCGTGACGCGGGGGGCGTCGGCGGGGAAGAACCCGGCGAAGACGCTGTCGTAGATGTCGCTCGCGTAGCCCTTGGCGCCCTCCGAAACCTGGGCGGTGCCCGTCTTGCCCGCGAGCGCGTAGCCCTTGAGGCCTGCCTGGTGGGGGATGCCCTCCTCGATGACGGCCTGGAGCATGGCTCGGGTGATGCGGGCGGTCTCGGGGCGCAGGACCTCGCGGCGCTCGCCCGCAGGCTCGCCCTCCACCAGGCGGGGCGAGACGTAGAGCCCGTCGTTGGCGACCGCGTTGTAGGCGGCGGCGAGTTGCAGGGTGGTGCTGCTCATGCCCTGGCCGAAGGCGTTCGTGGCGCGCACGAGGTCGTCCCACTTGCGCAGGGGCTGGAGCCTGCCCGTGCTCGTCATGACGGTGGGGATATTCACGTCCTCCCCGAAGCCGTAGCGGCCCAGGTAGCCCCGCATCTTCTCGGCGGGGAAGTGCTCGACGAGGTGGCTCATGCCCACGTTGCTGCTGTAGCGCAACACCTGCCGGGTGGTCAGCGCCTTCGGGTGCGCCACCGCGTCCCGGATCGTGCTGCCCCAGCGGCCCCCCACGAAGCGGTGCATGGGCGTCTCGTACTTCGTGTTCGGGGTGGTGAGGCCCTCGTTCAGGGCCGCCGCCACGACGAGCCCCTTGACCGTCGAGCCCGGCTCGAACACGTCGAGGAAGGGGCGGTTGCGGCGGTCGTCCCCGCTGTACTCGCGCCAGCGGTTGGGGTCGAAGGGCGGGTAGCTCGCGGCGGCCAGCACCCGGCCCGTGCGGGTTTCGAGCACGACAACCGAGCCGTATTCGGCCTGGTGCTTGGGAATGGCGGTGGCGAGCGCCCTCTCGGCAGCCGACTGCACACCGGGATCGAGGGTGAGCCGCAGGTCCTCCCCCGCCGCCAGCCTGCGGTCGTAGGCGTACTCCAGCCCCTCCAGGCCCTCGGTCGCCCCCAGCATCCCGACCACCTGACCGGCGAGCGGGCCCATCGGGTAGACGCGCTTGCCGTTCACGCTGCCCGCCAGGACGCGGCCGTCGGCGGCGAGGATCGCGCCGCGCGACTGCACGGCGGTCTTCTTGACTCCCTGCGGCACCCCCCATTCGAGCTGCGCGTAGGCCCACACCAGCGTCAGGAACATCGCCAGCGCGATGAGCTGCATCAGGCGGGAGCGGTGGCGGATCTTTACCTCCATACGGTCGTCACCTCCACGGTCGTCCTGGCGGGAAGGGGAGCGGGGGCGGGCACCCCCGTCAACTCGGCGGTCGTCTTGGAGGCCTCCGCGAAGCGGCGCATCCCGTTGGCAAAGGCCCAGTCGCGCACACGCTGGGGGTTCCCGAGGGCCTGCACCCGCAGCTCGAGTTCGTCACGCTGGGTGGTCAGGGCGGCCTCGCGTTCCTGGGCGGCGCGCAGGTCAGGCCGCACGTCCTGGGTGAGGTACCGCGCCGCGACCAGGGCGAGCGCGAGGAGCAGGTAGATGCCCACGTAGCGGATCGCGCGGGCCCGCCACGTCGCGGCGCTGAGGTCGAGCCGGGCGGTCACGCGGCCACCTCCGGGGCCCGCTTCTCGGCGGCGCGGAGCTTGGCGCTGCGGGCGCGGGGGTTGCGGGCCTGCTCCTCCTCGGACGCCTCCACGGGCCGCTTCGTGAGCGGCGTCAGGGTGGAACTGCCCCGCAGGAAACGCTTCACGATGCGGTCTTCGAGCGAGTGAAAGGAGATCACGGCCAGCCGCCCCCCCGGCGCGAGCAGGGCCTCGGCGGCCTGGAGCCCGTCGCGCAGGGCGCCGAGTTCGTCGTTGACGTGAATTCGCAGTGCCTGGAAGGTCCGGCGGGCGGGGTGGATGCCCTTCGAGAACCCCGGGTACGCCCGCTTGACGATCTCGGCGAGGCGCACGGTGGTCTCGATGGGGGCCCCCTCGCGCGCCTGAACGATGGCGCGGGCGATCCGGCGCGAGTGGCGCTCCTCGCCGTACTCGTAGATGATCGCGGCGAGTTCCTCTTCCGGGGAAGTATTCACCACGTCGGCGGCGCTCTCGCCCGCCTGACTCATGCGCATGTCGAGGGGCGCCTCCGTGTGGTAGGAGAATCCCCGCTCGGCGTCGTCGAGCTGAAAGCTGCTCACGCCGATGTCGAGGAGCACGCCGTCCACCCGCGTCACGCCGAGGGGGGCGAGGAGTTCTTGCATGTCGCGGTAGTTGCCCTCAAGGGCGGTGAGGCCGGGGAGGTGCTCGCTGCGGGCGCGGTCCAGCGCATAGGGGTCCTGGTCGATGCCGATGACGCGGGCGCCCGCCTCCAGCAGCAGGCGGGTGTGCCCGGCGCCGCCGAGGGTGCCGTCCACGATCAATCGGCCGGGGGCGGGGGCGAGAGCCTCTACGACTTCGGCGGCGAGGACGGGGGTGTGGGAGAGGGGGTCAGGGGTGGGGATGCCTGGGGCAATGTTCATGTTGGTCACGCCACGAAGTTGGCGAGAAGGTCGGGGTTGGGCGGGTCGCTCTGAACGGCCTGGATGGCGGCCTCCCAGCGGGCCGGGTTCCACAGTTCCAGGCGGCCAGGGGCGCCCGCCACGATCACGTCGCTCTCCAGCGCGGCAAACGCGCGCAGCGTCTGCGGCACCGACACGCGGCTCTGGTTGTCGAGCC from Deinococcus aetherius includes:
- a CDS encoding 3D domain-containing protein, with product MPQHFNRWMPVVLLGVFGVAGATPALPAASFAEAAVRDALTPALPAARPVPQASAPQAAAPAPFVPVRSVRAQSAPARPSATQVREAEVSRAQAQATQAAQARARAIQAAEAGVARGTTRTGRSVIARATAYNSTPGQTDSTPFITATGTRVRNGVVALSRDLLRVFPYGSKVTIEDVSGRTGNLLRGQVFSVEDTMAARKTNSIDIWMPSRSQAIRFGARQVRVTAVR
- the rsmH gene encoding 16S rRNA (cytosine(1402)-N(4))-methyltransferase RsmH — its product is MNIAPGIPTPDPLSHTPVLAAEVVEALAPAPGRLIVDGTLGGAGHTRLLLEAGARVIGIDQDPYALDRARSEHLPGLTALEGNYRDMQELLAPLGVTRVDGVLLDIGVSSFQLDDAERGFSYHTEAPLDMRMSQAGESAADVVNTSPEEELAAIIYEYGEERHSRRIARAIVQAREGAPIETTVRLAEIVKRAYPGFSKGIHPARRTFQALRIHVNDELGALRDGLQAAEALLAPGGRLAVISFHSLEDRIVKRFLRGSSTLTPLTKRPVEASEEEQARNPRARSAKLRAAEKRAPEVAA
- a CDS encoding ABC transporter permease; this translates as MARTPPDLAWTLARAHLARRRTQNLLTVLGIAVGVMVLIAALSLTNGFTRALVDATLRASPHLSLTAFTPTPRDAALEAAMRADPRVQAFVPFLGDKGLLTRPASAGRGAGVDFTTLFGVTEGAARVLELAPEEGALLRGLGEGEVLLGSALARSVGAFTGDEVRLLNSAQRRTSLRVKGVFTTGNFLIDSGYAFTSLGTLQRLQGTRNITGYQLRLHDPTLAPQVGNDLTRTRPYTSVPWQSLYGTLLDQLALQKRVIGFVVFLIVIVAAFGIANVLTLAVFEKTQEIAILRAIGATRGVITRTFLLEGAALGLAGLVLGNLLGLVISAYFTVRPFQLPGDLYFITALPVEVRFTDLLWVNAVGLGTTLLAALIPARRAANVEPARIIR
- a CDS encoding peptidoglycan D,D-transpeptidase FtsI family protein, coding for MEVKIRHRSRLMQLIALAMFLTLVWAYAQLEWGVPQGVKKTAVQSRGAILAADGRVLAGSVNGKRVYPMGPLAGQVVGMLGATEGLEGLEYAYDRRLAAGEDLRLTLDPGVQSAAERALATAIPKHQAEYGSVVVLETRTGRVLAAASYPPFDPNRWREYSGDDRRNRPFLDVFEPGSTVKGLVVAAALNEGLTTPNTKYETPMHRFVGGRWGSTIRDAVAHPKALTTRQVLRYSSNVGMSHLVEHFPAEKMRGYLGRYGFGEDVNIPTVMTSTGRLQPLRKWDDLVRATNAFGQGMSSTTLQLAAAYNAVANDGLYVSPRLVEGEPAGERREVLRPETARITRAMLQAVIEEGIPHQAGLKGYALAGKTGTAQVSEGAKGYASDIYDSVFAGFFPADAPRVTVAVMVHGAKLEYHGSQLAAPIYRDIASEILSRWATAPLPPTKTPEDQK